The genomic interval ATCTGATGATAGCCGCCAGGGCCTTCGCAAAAGGTCACGTCATACGCGGGTGCCAGTTTCCACTCGCCTGCTCGCGACATCACGTAGGAAAAATTCTTGGGATGGTCATCGCGGTTATTGAACACCACGTTAAAAACAACTCGCTCAAAGGCGCGCGCTTTCTCTCGCAGGTCGTTGGTGCACAGATGAGTCGCCCGCAAGAAGTTGACGTAATCCAGGGCACCGGGTGACCTGAAGTCGGCGCCGGTATAGGCCGCCAAGCTCTGCATCGGCACACGCAGATCCCCCTGGCGATCAAAACGTCGGCTGGCGAAAGCGGCCAGCCCATTTGGCAAACTGAAATGCTGGGTATCAGGCGTCGCAATGCCGCACTGACGTAGGCACTCGGCATAGACCATTTCGATAGCGCAGACTTCAGGGTGCTCTTCTCTCGCCGGGAACTTGATCAGCCAAGCTTCCAGGCCTGCCCTGGCAACGGTAGTAAATGCCCCCGTGTGCGGATCGCGATAGACCAAGGCTTTTGGCCTGGCGCCTTGAGGGGAGCCCCCTACCAGCAGCAGCTTCTGCACAAACGCGGCTCCGTCCCCCTTGAGTACCTCTTGTACCTCGGCGGCCAGCAGGTCGAGCGGGATATGCTCCGCAGGTTGCAGCCCCTCGGCCGCAACGGGCTCGAACGACAGGGCACCCATGGCGTTATTGCCGATGTAAGCCAACCGCTCCAATGGCCCTACGCGAGCAACGTTGAGCCCACGACGCTTGAACAGGCGGTCCATCAGCAGCATGCCCCAGCCATCGGGCATCGCATCGTAGACAGGCCCCGGCAAACCGGACTGATGGGCAGGGAAGCCTCTACGCAATGCGTCACCTTGCAACGGCATGGCATACGACGACAACTCAAGCCCACGCAGCTTCGCTTCGCTGCTGTACTCGAACACAATCTGCGGACGGCTAGAGACGGCCGTGGTGGACACGAGCGTGCCCCACAGCCAGCGCTCACCCCAACGTAATCACAATATTCTGTGTCTTATTGATGAAATAATCAGTTTAGCAACAAAATAATGAAATTAAATTAGAATACGCATACACGATCTTGATCGTCATGGAGGTTAGAGAAAATCAAGACCCCCTACCCTACACAAGACTCAGTCATCGTATCTCCACACGACCCCCCTGGCCCCCGGTATAGAGCCCACCCCCCTCATACCACCCAGAATGCCGCGACAACATCTCACCCTCATCACACCACAAAGCGTTGACATCCCCACCACCACTTGATAAAAATCGCCACAGTTGTACGACAACGCATAACAAAAACAACAATCCGTGGACGATCGCCATGTCGACTTCAATCGCGCTATACCCCCGCGTTGCACCTTTCCCGATTTCGTCACCCGCGGCCACCTAGGGCCGTAAGCCCGTTTCACCCTCCCTGGCCGTGACCGGCCCGTTACCTACCCGCCCCTACCGCTGGCCGCTTGCGCGTGCACGGTGGACGGGCCGCCACACCCTTTTGTGGAGCACAACAATAATGAGAATCTGCCAAACCCTTCCCTTTGCCCTGCTCGGCGTCGGCATGCTCGGCAGCCTGTCGGGTACCACGCTGGCGGCGGGCTTTGTCGAGGATGCCAAGGCCACGCTCGGCCTGCGCAACTTCTACATCAACCGCAACTTCACCAACCCCAGCAACTCGCAAAGCAAGGCCGAGGAATGGACGCAGAGCTTCATCCTCGATGCCCGCTCGGGCTTTACCGAGGGGCCGGTGGGGTTCGGTGTGGATGTGCTGGGCATGTGGTCGGTGAAGCTTGATGGCGGTGGCGGCACCTACGGCACCGGGCTGCTGCCGCGCCACGACGATGGGCGCCCAGCCGATGACTTTGGGCGCCTCGCGGTGGCGGGCAAGGCGCGGATCTCGAAGACCGAGCTTAAGATCGGCGAATGGATGCCGGTGCTGCCGATCCTGCGCTCCGACGATGGCCGTTCGCTGCCGCAGACGTTCCGCGGGGGGCAGGTCACCTCCAACGAGATCGCCGGGCTGACGCTGTATGGCGGGCAGTTCCGTGGCAACAGCCCGCGCAATGACGCGAGCATGGAAGACATGAGCTATGGCGGGGCGCTTTCGGATCGCTTCAACTTCGTCGGCGGCGAATACAAGTTCAACCAGGACCGCACGCTGGTCGGGCTGTGGAATGCGGTGCTCAAGGACGTCTACCAGCAGCAATACCTGCAACTGAGCCACAGCCAGCCAGTGGGTGACTGGACCCTGGGCGCCAACCTGGGCTACTTCCATGGCGATGAAGACGGCTCCGAGCGTGCCGGGCAGTTGGACAACAAGACCTACTCGGGGATGTTCTCGGCCAAGTATGGCGGCAACACCTTCTGGGTGGGGCTGCAAAAAGTCGATGGCGATACCTGGATGCGGGTCAATGGCACCAGCGGCGGGACGCTGGCCAACGATAGCTACAACTCCAGTTTCGACAATGCCAACGAACGCTCGTGGCAGGTGCGGCATGACTTCAACTTCGTCACCGTCGGGGTGCCGGGTTTGACGCTGATGAACCGTTATATCAGCGGGCAGGATGTGCACACCGGTGCGGTTACCGATGGCAAGGAGTGGGTGCGGGAAACGGAGCTTGCGTATGTGATCCAGAGCGGGGCGTTCAAGGATTTGAGTGTGAAGTGGCGGAACTCGAGCATTCGCCGGGATTACAGCAACAACGAGTTTGATGAGAACCGGTTGATCTTCAACTATCCGTTGTCGCTGTTGTAACAAGAGGCTAGCGCGCTCCGTGTAGGAGCGGCCTTGCG from Pseudomonas kermanshahensis carries:
- a CDS encoding type II toxin-antitoxin system HipA family toxin, which codes for MWGTLVSTTAVSSRPQIVFEYSSEAKLRGLELSSYAMPLQGDALRRGFPAHQSGLPGPVYDAMPDGWGMLLMDRLFKRRGLNVARVGPLERLAYIGNNAMGALSFEPVAAEGLQPAEHIPLDLLAAEVQEVLKGDGAAFVQKLLLVGGSPQGARPKALVYRDPHTGAFTTVARAGLEAWLIKFPAREEHPEVCAIEMVYAECLRQCGIATPDTQHFSLPNGLAAFASRRFDRQGDLRVPMQSLAAYTGADFRSPGALDYVNFLRATHLCTNDLREKARAFERVVFNVVFNNRDDHPKNFSYVMSRAGEWKLAPAYDVTFCEGPGGYHQMDVMGEALAIDRKAILRLASEADITPASAAAIMDRICAAASQFRRMAERMYPQMITQDTLQTVQGRINENSALLQSVS
- a CDS encoding OprD family porin; translated protein: MRICQTLPFALLGVGMLGSLSGTTLAAGFVEDAKATLGLRNFYINRNFTNPSNSQSKAEEWTQSFILDARSGFTEGPVGFGVDVLGMWSVKLDGGGGTYGTGLLPRHDDGRPADDFGRLAVAGKARISKTELKIGEWMPVLPILRSDDGRSLPQTFRGGQVTSNEIAGLTLYGGQFRGNSPRNDASMEDMSYGGALSDRFNFVGGEYKFNQDRTLVGLWNAVLKDVYQQQYLQLSHSQPVGDWTLGANLGYFHGDEDGSERAGQLDNKTYSGMFSAKYGGNTFWVGLQKVDGDTWMRVNGTSGGTLANDSYNSSFDNANERSWQVRHDFNFVTVGVPGLTLMNRYISGQDVHTGAVTDGKEWVRETELAYVIQSGAFKDLSVKWRNSSIRRDYSNNEFDENRLIFNYPLSLL